CTCATAGCGTTCAAATTATTATACTGAGGCTTTCCGATCGGGTCCGGGTTATCGAAAGGAATAAAATTGAAGGAGCCGTCTCCTTTGATACTAACACGCACAGTATTCAAAAGATAACGACAACTATTGGCCGCTCCGTCCGCTGCTGCAGAAGAACAGGTAATCGAACTTAATGTAGGATATCCGATCTGAGTTCCATTCGGCCTTCTTCCGTAAATCCTCAATTCCAAATCCGTGAAGTTCACAACAAGGGAAGGAATGGAACTTGCTCCTCCAAATTTAAATTCACCGTTAGGTGCATGGATCGCATACACGTCGATATCCACATCATCAGATGATTTTACGTTTTGGATCAGTTTAGTAGAATCACTCGGATTCAAACCTACCAGAGTAGATCTACCCGGAGCCAAAATGTTCAGAAGAGTTCCTACCTTAACCAATTCTTGAGTTAACTGGAAGAGAGGATCTGAACCAGCATACGCAGTAATGGAATCGATAAAAGGTTTATTGATCCTTAAATTTAAGGCGCCGTTTTGCCAGAGACTATAAGCGGCCTGAGTAACGGTGTCTGCAGTTAGGGTCAAAAGAAGTCCAGGGTTTGTGGAACTTTTGGAGAACGGAAAAGTTTTGGTCAGAGCATCCGCTGCAGGAATAGGACGAGTGCTCACAAAACCGGAAGCCAATTGGTGTCCGTGATAATTCGGGTCCGTATTTAGAAGCGGATTTTTAGCCACCAAAGCCACGGAAGCAGAACCGACCAATCCCTTGTTTGCACCCGAAACGGTAGCAGCCACATCCGTTTGGAATTTCAGCTTTAAGGAAAGAGGGAAACTCTGAAGAGGAGCAGGAAGATAGTCCGGCAATACGACATCCAAACCTGGATTCGCTAAAGAGGTCACAACCGCGTTTAACGCATTAGGCGCAACCTTCTGCACCACGTCCTTTAGCATGGATTGAGTGATTGCAGGCTTTAAAGCTGGGACCATATCGTTCGCAATGGACGCAGTTACCGAAGAAAGAAGGTCCGCTGCCCAAGAAGTAGAATCCACATAGTCCACAGAATCCAAAGTTCCGGCATTATTCTTAACTCTTAAATGATCGGACCATTCTTTCGTATAAAAATTGTCGGATGTGGTATTTGCGGGAAGAGCCGCTATAGTCAAAGGAGTTTTAATCGCAATATTAAATTCTCCATTCGTATCAACAACAGTATTCGTATTCGCAATTGCAGCGCGAGGGTTAGTAGTTTCGTTTAAGTTCACTTCTGCAATCGTAGTGAAATAGAATTTACTACCGGAACCTACCAGTCCTAAACCGATTGAACTACGATTCCTCGCGATAATGGCAAGATTAATGATCGCTTTACGACCGTTAATATTTACCTTCAAGTTATTATTCGCCGGAACGCTCAAGCTTGCAGTGATCGTAGGGTCGGCTCCAGTCATAGCAGGGATATTAACTCCCGTGATATAAACGTCCATATCGAAGTCGGAACAACCTAAGAAACATCCGCTACCTACGAACGCTCCTGGATTCGCCCCTGCCCCACCACAATATCCGTCCCCGTTATCCGGGTCTGTAGAATCCCCGAAACTACGGATAAAATTGATCTCAGAGTGATAATCTATACAATAGCTAGTTCTCTTAGATGTACTTTTCGGAGTATTCGAAAAATCTGAAAAAGATTTACCAGTGATCTTATAGTCGTTCTTGGTAAATCTTTCTAAAATTTGACCGAATAATTTTAAAGCTTGGGTCTCGTCTACGATCACAGCC
The window above is part of the Leptospira licerasiae serovar Varillal str. VAR 010 genome. Proteins encoded here:
- a CDS encoding Ig-like domain-containing protein, producing the protein MKMQTFKGFLLIGFTLFFVSIGCGGEKQGSLSDSIFASLGIASDSGGSLPPSAALTPYKDTDEPATLPVDFGTAGPQALLNLSSTDQVDRYKSLEIVFSEPMTQSTVNGDFILKEKTGTLLPGPAAEKGGSFYWKSGGRLIFDPYKELKPNTTYQLILTGASKGLEGGNLQPYTVEFTTEPDYLISATLNGTSVGPANSSKDLTYTDASPGTIAMNLNASFTSPISGANSIQSIKLKHLSSTAEHVICAAPPCDMTASLASSLNLNSFSGAKTGLKPFQGGNAYIFEITTTSGKVFRRSFGFNYGKVNTTPYAMITNGAAVIVDETQALKLFGQILERFTKNDYKITGKSFSDFSNTPKSTSKRTSYCIDYHSEINFIRSFGDSTDPDNGDGYCGGAGANPGAFVGSGCFLGCSDFDMDVYITGVNIPAMTGADPTITASLSVPANNNLKVNINGRKAIINLAIIARNRSSIGLGLVGSGSKFYFTTIAEVNLNETTNPRAAIANTNTVVDTNGEFNIAIKTPLTIAALPANTTSDNFYTKEWSDHLRVKNNAGTLDSVDYVDSTSWAADLLSSVTASIANDMVPALKPAITQSMLKDVVQKVAPNALNAVVTSLANPGLDVVLPDYLPAPLQSFPLSLKLKFQTDVAATVSGANKGLVGSASVALVAKNPLLNTDPNYHGHQLASGFVSTRPIPAADALTKTFPFSKSSTNPGLLLTLTADTVTQAAYSLWQNGALNLRINKPFIDSITAYAGSDPLFQLTQELVKVGTLLNILAPGRSTLVGLNPSDSTKLIQNVKSSDDVDIDVYAIHAPNGEFKFGGASSIPSLVVNFTDLELRIYGRRPNGTQIGYPTLSSITCSSAAADGAANSCRYLLNTVRVSIKGDGSFNFIPFDNPDPIGKPQYNNLNAMSLVIKKDETSMAYTLDILEGNSVNPFGLDPKGIFQVVDPLIRSLIIPLVNNVLRQVPLPKSLNVSAITNYSSGAVCNLQSTTDKLKLITIPIPNTEPYPYLFGGLQFQGAAATNPGTVVQCP